The DNA segment gccggcggcacgggcagtacatgcatctatgattcttatctgctccgggactccgccaaagtctgtcattgttgctttgagggcccggatgccctccctcccctcgttattccttttttcccccgtgctggcctcccgcgcaagctcgctgggcggcaggggacaaagcgtttttctttttctctttatttctttctcctttttctagtatttttcttttgtgcccatcaagggttcttggttcttcaatagcaccccgctcggcaaggtggtgcgtcgaactggcaagacaggggtgggggatgaattcagagctttgtgtaagcgggcagcgaagcttgaaaaagatgccgctggcgacaaacgaccgaggtttgtcgcgccggaattcctaaggtcagcattggctctgcaaggggcgatggaggtcaatacacccggactttcattaatgccgtgaggaattgttattaaatttgtaaataaagtacgactcgcgttgctcgagatctctttgttgtggaacccaccctgtaggactgttaacttaattgcatcaaatgggtcgtttttctcattaatatatgtgttttaacaaggggaggtagggataaaatatgcgcgcggtggttattaaagcgaattcgtataaagttaacggcctgcccaatgtactgcgtactgcacacactgcatcctaggaggtatattacgttgcagaaatcccaatcagagttgtcattaattttccatttgaatcctgaagctgtccttatttcacagcttgatgtttgtaatgtgtttgcagacgtggaatctactttttccacaaggtcgacaccccaaaaccggctctttatgtgactgagtgtattagaatgtttcgaatgtttttcggtcgtctgtagactgcatgagggagagcagtgaaaattttggcgaggcgctagctcgctttgtttgagaatgttgaaatgtttttttgaagattttgtttacgtacgttaggcggctgggttactggtgaagggaagtacgagatttgcctgatggtctgtttgctcgctgtatcgacgtcactccagtatttgctctcggttgggtttagatgtcctttgaatggcatcgtcggcaatggcgacgggtatcgctgcttaatgaggacttcttgcatgcgtttggaattttttacgaagtcttcatcttgggaacatgttcctttagatcgatgtgcctgagagtatgggatgcttgttttagagtgacgaggatggcagctttggaagtgtacgtattgttgacggtccgtcggttttctatatacactggtggtgagtgagctttcgtttaccaaaatctcaacatctaggaagttaattgtggtgtgggcgcacgtgtaagtgaaagatatgttggggtggacgaggtgtgtcagtccaaattaaaaagatatcatccaagtagcgtttgtatagggtgggcttaatgggacaatctttcaaaaatttagacttattactatgcatgaagatgttgacgtaggtgtgggccatccttgtacccatggctgtgccgttaatttgtgaatagtgttgattgatgaattcgaagttgttatattcgagtacgattttcaacagtatttataaaacacgtggagcaggggagcatcaaatcactgatcgaagcgtatgaacaaaacagaaaggaggaatcccctgctgcacgtgtattagatatgttgttcacagcaacatcttgcatgaagctgcagggaagagaaaagtcgatgagacgtagccagttgtacttgagccgtctacatcgaaggaatcaccaccgatcctctcaccaggtttcgtgaagcttgcgctttatcgtgccggtttaccactgtccttcttgctagtgaagcgattatttttttaatgttctctttttgccccatttgccatctgccatttttgatcgtgccatcttctgggcaagtactacgtttgaggttcgaaaaagatgcataagcgatcacgacctatgcaaacaataacaaagacgaaacacgctacaagagcaccactagctgcatatctgctataaaagtaaataattccaacaatacattatcttttagtatgcaccgtttacttgccatacatacacacacacaagcaaaaaaaacacgccataatgaagaaaaccgcgaaaaacaacgATAAACAAACCGGCCTCCGAACTCCACTTGCACTTTTACACGCCAGGGCGCGTGGCACATTTCGGcgcgacatctgaaccgcgctgtgtgtgtcttgtgtgtccctcctgtgtccgtgtcttttgcgctgtttaaaacaagtatgcagcaccaactagcccgcacgtctacccttgtagcCTTCATTTAAACCGCTTTGAGCGGGCGCTCGAGGCCGCGCTTCCGCAGGACTGTTCCGCATAGTGTAGTCgatttttctgtgccaaaattcCAAATTTGATTTTTGGTGGAGGGTTACCCTACCATACTCCCTTAAAAACGCACTGATATCATTGCCTTCAATACCTTTGATATTACTTTATTCATCGGGCGCACACGTCCACAAGACAATAACGATAACACGAGGGGATCGCATTCCAGGATTCCACCACGCAATTGCATGCTTCAGCGTTAAAGTGGGTATTACGAGATAGTAACTAGGGCCACATAGCAAACACGCGTGCAGATATTGAGCAAGGTGATGGCAACAGAAGCATATAGCGCAAGTATCGCAAACCTTCGTGATATTGTTGAATTGGGCATTTGAATGCTGTATTTTCTGCAAGGTACAAAGTTCCGCTTTTTGGTATGTACAGTGTAAACATGAAATTATGGTGCACATAATCCTCCATGTTTTTCGaatatttttcaagcattgttcattcgtcactgacaatgacagtgccttcagttttaacaccttgaacaaacagcgcgaacaaagacgagcacaaaagacaagaaagcgaacgacgccgtgtcgttcgctttcttgtcttttgtgctcgtctttgttcgcgctgtttgttcaagatgcttaaccaactagcccgccaaaacgtgttaacacctttctacacaatattttctaaagtattttttatgcattttacagagttccatgattggaaaggacaggaggaagcgaGCCAGGTGTGCAAGTTCGTAATATCCACAGGTGAAAAAAGGCTCACCAACGGATGTACGAGGACCTACTACGCTTGCAACAGGTCAGGAGTGGCACGACCAGGTCGAGGCAACAAGACtcgtgcgatgaaaagtcagggaAGCTGCAGGAGCGGCAGGACATGCCTTTCTTTTCTGATCGTTACTAGAGACGAGGGTACTGTCAAGGTATCGTACCAAAggacgcattatgggcatgatgcagatgttgaacacctgagtatgactgaccaggaaagggcaagcattgcggatgacctttcgaaaggagtgcccatgaggacaatattgaagaaaataagggaatcggtgacaagcaagctaactcctctgcatttgacaaatcgcatggacttgcacaacatcaagcggcaatataacctcacagttcctgaaagatgtcatgataatgatgctgtgagtgtaagcatatgggtgcaaagcatgaggaacaaggggcaacctgttgttcgcttgtacaaagagcaggaagttgttgacccaacgaatacctttagtacaaaagactttgctcttgccttaatgacggagccacaggaagagctgctgaaagttctaggtacaggaacagtctgtgttgattccacacatggaacaacggggtaccaatttgaactggtgactgttctggtgctggatgaatatggagcaggattgcctatggcttacttcatctgcagcacgattaatgagaaaaccctatcagcattctttgaatccctgaagtcctccacaggagccctgtcagctagaactttcatgacagatgatgcatccgaatacttcaaggcctggtcaacagtcatgggcccacctcaacatcgactactctgcacatggcatgtggacaaaaactggaagcgaaggatttctgagaagataaaaggaaaagaactcgcagtagatgtttaccatgctgttcgtacactgctagagtgcccaaaaaaagacgaagtggctgagcttctcgagtcatttcttgccaacaaagatcccaggcttcaggagtttattcagtacttcagaggaaattatgctcaccgcctggagatgtgggcctacagttttcgaactggacttggcatcaacacaaacatgtaccttgaaaggatgcacaggactttaaagcatagtttcctggaaggtaagaagaatcatcgtgttgacaggctcatcactgcactgatggacatgacatacgagtctttgatgaagagggtacaacacattgtgaaagcaaagagaacgagcaagatgagccggatcgagaagaaccacagatctgctgtggcaattactacgcctgccaagaggaatgaagatggaacatggactgtgcaatcccagtccacaagaggcctcacatacaggatttcaaaagagaaaggtagtgcctgctgccctctgaagtgcagcgagtgcatggtgtgtgtgcatagctattcatgtgattgtgaggagcaccgaatgagcttgacgatctgcaaacacattcactgtgtggtcatcgctggcgcacctgaaggaagagatcagaagatcctgaaagctactgaagcagtgtcatccaattcaaaggcaagcgaggctttccacattttggaaagtgttcaaacagcagaagcctCTACAAGCATGACAAAATCTGACTTGGTCTTGGCCAAGATGGAATTGCTCAAAGAGTATGTCGCAGAGCAAGAAATTCCTCAAgaagtgcacaacaaggccagcaagcttttggaccctgtactgaagatttatgaaggcactaagaagcaagaaatgccccacacatcaagggagcctgcaaacaagaaaatcgaacaccaagtcaggtttcattccactaagaagcagaggctgtccagctcaggtacaagtttttcaaagccaactgagcttcagaaggagaacataaaaaagcaaatccttaacagcaatgatgaggCAACTGTTATAATAACATCTCCAGGACACAACTACATATGAAAGATGAGATCGACTCTATGGCCCTCTCTTCTGGTTTACAACCCGTCTACAAGTTCATCTGTGTACTTATAGACCTCGCCTATGAGGTGTGCAGCTGTCTCGAACCagatggatggtgtgtgcgttagagcgcgagaggcacctccatactggccatatatgctgcaggtaagtatattttcctttcagcagcagctttgtggtaccagtaggatggtgtgtgcgttagagcgcgagaggcacctccatactggccatatatgctgcaggtaagtatattttcctttcagctcagtgtgttgcacacttaaacaactgaagcgaaacctacagcacaatggtttctctgcatctggcttagccagaccatttttttctctcggcagaacctgactgctagagagcgcgtctcccaggtggcggatagggagGCTCTTACCAAGCACCTGAAGTGTGCAGCTTGCAAAAGGCACAATAAGTTTGATTAAATGAGGGAACCTTCTGGCATGGTGTGTCTTATAAGTACAGAGTGCTCGGTAAGAGTGGTGCGTGCACCCGCGGACCAACAGGGGTTTCACTGCCTTGACACATTCCCCACCTGtacatgcttcctttttcctcaggTCCATGGCTACACATTGCTGGCAATTCACAAAGTTGCTGTTAGGGTGCAACTTGATGCAGACATTTTCTGAACAACTCTGCTAAGTGGCACATGGTACTATTATGCGCTGTCAAATAAGAGTTCGGTGTGTGCAGAGCTAAAAGCGACGACTGTTCTAATTTGCGCTGTTGTGATTGTCTTTCAGGTGACAAACAACCAAAGAGACGTGAAGACAACATTGATGGCCTTTCATGATTGTACTGAAGATGTCATTAGCATCAGTTATTGAAATACTTGGAAGATCGCAACTTATACTATGCCTTACCTTTCCTTCAGattctagtatattgcaatctgcctgtcatagcacagaaataaacctatatttattttgttcctgcaactacgttgtcgtccaatctctttgcaggtacaTGCATCCAGAGATTTGAATTCATTACCAGCATTGTCTGGCGTGcagtgcagaaataaacaaagctgcaacacttTTTAAAGATGCATTGTCACCACAAGCAAtcgtaaattatttttccaataaaaacaATCTATACATTGTAGATTGTTTACATATTTTCTTAAGCACCCACATAAATTAAAGTAGATAAACTGAGGTGTGACAACTGAACAGATGTGTGAATTGAGATATGGTTAAGTGAGTGCACAAAATAGACAAAGGGACCACAATAACACTGTTCATAACACTGCTCAAAATGCTATACTGTTGCAGTACTGTAGAATCTGCAGAAAGGGCCACACAGCATTTCACTGAGTTAATAGGTAAGATAGATTAGCCTGAATTCATAGTGACAGTCATTAGAACAGCTGCATGGCAAACTCTTTAAGAATGCATCCAAGTCATCAGAGcctttttttattaaataattattgcattagcactgcacaaatatttactgtttacattACAATAGACTACATTGGTAACAATAGCTTGGATTATCATCTCCTGATATGCGTATACAGTTGAGCTTAAAGTggtatagacacaaaatttttgcttacatcttctttgaaatgatgcatcaaacattagtatagacgggtcatcacttgacatttgcctacggccgctaaataatttgtaacaatGTCACTAATTAGGTTACATTGTTCACGATACAAAATGTGTGATGCATGTTCTAGGTTTGGGCTAGGATTAGTGTAATGTATGCAAGTCATTTTTCATTTACAGGAGCTTATTCTAGATGTTCAATAAAGCCCAGGAAGGTGTTAGCAGAACACACAGTTATTCTTTTGATTCCATGACAGGTATGACTTAAgatgaacaccaagatatttatatcttGTGATAAGCACGCTAATAGCTGTTATCTGGAAACTATCTGGAGGATATTCGGGTACTCTGTGAATGATGAATTCAGCATTAGAGACATTAAGGAGCAAGAAATTGTTTCATCGAGATGTGACCTTTAATATTAGCAGTCCATATGAGCAATCACACTGAGGTAAATCAAAGCATCATCAGTGAATAATCTAGTCATGCAGACAATCTTATATTACGTGTCGATCAACGACTGGTTCCATGTGATGAGTATAGGGTAAACTGTGCTTGATGACCTGCTTCAATTCGAACTTCCTCCCCCATGAAAAGTAATGCtgatattcatatgcccatacacacgcccatgccaatattcatatgcccatacacagaGTGTTTAGCGTGGGAGAGTTGAGATGCAAATATGCAGCAGTATGCAGGCCTCCATTACATTTCTGCTACAAAACAGCTCGAATGAGTTCTGCACCAATTGCGTGAATTAATTATCAACTCTTGCAGGAGAAAATATACAATTTAGATTTCAACAACATATATCATACAAATGCTCACACTGAATTCGAAAATTTTGCTGAGGCTCTTGAG comes from the Amblyomma americanum isolate KBUSLIRL-KWMA chromosome 1, ASM5285725v1, whole genome shotgun sequence genome and includes:
- the LOC144112794 gene encoding uncharacterized protein LOC144112794: MASVFPNQSERQPEHGDHDRRCGVCDKVFTQRKNMLQHMRMVHKLETKGAFLHCDQCSSLLSTLENLVHHYNVAHKFPAENLQLSFGNDKEFHDWKGQEEASQVCKFVISTGEKRLTNGCTRTYYACNRSGVARPGRGNKTRAMKSQGSCRSGRTCLSFLIVTRDEGTVKVSYQRTHYGHDADVEHLSMTDQERASIADDLSKGVPMRTILKKIRESVTSKLTPLHLTNRMDLHNIKRQYNLTVPERCHDNDAVSVSIWVQSMRNKGQPVVRLYKEQEVVDPTNTFSTKDFALALMTEPQEELLKVLGTGTVCVDSTHGTTGYQFELVTVLVLDEYGAGLPMAYFICSTINEKTLSAFFESLKSSTGALSARTFMTDDASEYFKAWSTVMGPPQHRLLCTWHVDKNWKRRISEKIKGKELAVDVYHAVRTLLECPKKDEVAELLESFLANKDPRLQEFIQYFRGNYAHRLEMWAYSFRTGLGINTNMYLERMHRTLKHSFLEGKKNHRVDRLITALMDMTYESLMKRVQHIVKAKRTSKMSRIEKNHRSAVAITTPAKRNEDGTWTVQSQSTRGLTYRISKEKGSACCPLKCSECMVCVHSYSCDCEEHRMSLTICKHIHCVVIAGAPEGRDQKILKATEAVSSNSKASEAFHILESVQTAEASTSMTKSDLVLAKMELLKEYVAEQEIPQEVHNKASKLLDPVLKIYEGTKKQEMPHTSREPANKKIEHQVRFHSTKKQRLSSSGTSFSKPTELQKENIKKQILNSNDEATVIITSPGHNYI